A genomic window from Arthrobacter sp. FW305-BF8 includes:
- the prmC gene encoding peptide chain release factor N(5)-glutamine methyltransferase: MTSEHTPEPPAQSLSAPSLAEAVREATELLTEAGVPSPRVDAELLADHLLGVGLGRLRSMMLGDAPAPAGYAELVAERATRIPLQHITGVAHFRYLQLAVGPGVFIPRPETESVVQLVIDRLRALERAGVVRPKVVDLGTGSGAIAGSIAHEVPEAEVFAVEFSEFAHAWAAKNLRPLGVTLLLGDLRNALPELNGTFDVVVSNPPYIPAEAIPNEPEVALHDPPEALYGGGADGMELPTAAAASAARLLVPGGYFVMEHAEVQAGWISTMLKRTKLWTDVTTHFDLNGKERATSAVLAFPPAE, translated from the coding sequence ATGACGTCCGAGCACACCCCGGAGCCGCCTGCCCAATCCCTGTCTGCCCCGTCCCTGGCGGAGGCCGTCCGGGAGGCAACCGAGCTGCTTACGGAGGCCGGCGTCCCCAGCCCGCGGGTGGACGCCGAACTCCTGGCCGACCATTTGCTGGGCGTGGGCCTGGGGCGGCTGCGGTCCATGATGCTTGGCGATGCCCCGGCCCCGGCCGGTTACGCCGAACTCGTCGCCGAGCGCGCCACCCGGATTCCGCTCCAGCACATCACCGGCGTGGCGCACTTCCGCTACCTCCAGCTCGCAGTGGGGCCTGGTGTGTTCATTCCGCGCCCGGAGACGGAGTCCGTGGTGCAGCTGGTCATCGACCGGCTGCGTGCACTGGAACGTGCCGGCGTGGTCCGCCCCAAGGTGGTGGACCTGGGCACCGGCTCGGGGGCCATCGCCGGGTCCATTGCGCACGAGGTGCCAGAGGCCGAAGTCTTCGCAGTGGAGTTCAGCGAGTTCGCGCACGCCTGGGCGGCGAAGAATCTCCGCCCGCTGGGGGTCACCCTGCTGCTGGGGGACCTGCGGAACGCCCTGCCGGAACTCAACGGAACGTTCGACGTCGTCGTCTCCAACCCGCCGTACATCCCCGCCGAAGCCATCCCCAATGAACCTGAAGTGGCGCTGCACGACCCGCCGGAAGCACTCTACGGCGGGGGAGCGGACGGCATGGAACTGCCGACGGCGGCCGCCGCCTCCGCAGCACGGCTCCTGGTTCCGGGCGGCTACTTCGTGATGGAACACGCCGAAGTCCAGGCTGGCTGGATATCGACGATGCTGAAGCGGACGAAGCTCTGGACCGACGTCACCACGCATTTTGACCTTAACGGCAAGGAACGCGCCACCAGCGCCGTCCTTGCTTTCCCGCCCGCTGAGTAA
- the prfA gene encoding peptide chain release factor 1, translating to MFESVQGLLDEHDSIQAQLGDPAVYADQKLARKLGRRSAQLNGIVEAYHKWHALHDDLAAAKEMAAEDPDFAAEVPELEEALEAAAARLTRLLIPRDPDDARNVILEVKGGEGGDEAALFAGDLLRMYTRYAESRGWKTEIISSTESDLGGYKDVQVAVKGSSNDPAEGVYARLKFEGGVHRVQRVPVTESQGRIHTSAAGVLVLPEVDEPEELEINQNDLKIDVYRSSGPGGQSVNTTDSAVRITHLPTGIVVAMQNEKSQLQNREAGMRVLRARILAHQQEQIDAANSEQRKSQIRTMDRSERIRTYNYPENRIADHRTGYKAYNLDQVMNGDLEPVIQSAIEMDEQARLDAIGD from the coding sequence ATGTTTGAGTCCGTACAGGGCCTGTTGGATGAGCATGATTCCATCCAGGCGCAGTTGGGGGATCCGGCTGTTTATGCTGACCAGAAGCTGGCGCGGAAGCTGGGGCGGCGGTCTGCTCAGCTGAACGGCATTGTGGAGGCCTACCACAAGTGGCATGCGCTGCATGATGACCTCGCGGCTGCCAAGGAGATGGCTGCCGAGGACCCGGACTTTGCTGCCGAGGTCCCTGAACTTGAGGAAGCACTGGAGGCCGCGGCGGCGCGGCTGACGCGGCTGCTGATTCCTCGGGACCCGGACGATGCCCGCAACGTGATCCTCGAGGTCAAGGGCGGCGAAGGCGGCGACGAGGCGGCACTGTTCGCCGGAGACCTGCTCCGCATGTACACCCGCTACGCAGAGTCCCGCGGCTGGAAGACCGAGATCATCTCCTCCACCGAGTCGGACCTCGGCGGCTACAAGGATGTCCAGGTTGCCGTCAAGGGGAGCTCCAACGACCCCGCCGAAGGCGTCTACGCGCGGCTCAAGTTCGAGGGCGGCGTGCACCGTGTGCAGCGTGTGCCCGTGACCGAATCGCAGGGCCGCATCCACACCTCGGCCGCCGGCGTCCTGGTCCTGCCCGAGGTGGATGAGCCAGAAGAGCTCGAGATCAACCAGAACGACCTCAAGATCGACGTGTACCGGTCCTCGGGTCCCGGCGGCCAGTCCGTCAACACCACCGACTCCGCCGTCCGCATCACCCACCTTCCCACCGGAATCGTCGTGGCCATGCAGAACGAGAAGTCCCAGCTGCAGAACCGCGAAGCCGGCATGCGCGTCCTCCGTGCCCGCATCCTGGCGCATCAGCAGGAGCAGATCGACGCCGCCAACTCCGAGCAGCGGAAGTCCCAGATCCGCACCATGGACCGGTCTGAGCGGATCCGCACGTACAACTACCCGGAAAACCGGATTGCCGACCACCGCACGGGCTACAAGGCCTACAACCTTGACCAGGTCATGAATGGGGACCTCGAGCCGGTCATCCAGTCCGCCATCGAAATGGACGAGCAGGCGCGGCTGGACGCCATCGGCGACTAG
- the rho gene encoding transcription termination factor Rho has protein sequence MTETTELSPAVDISSSASGSLTEAPAKSSGLAGLKLAQLQALASQLGISGGSRMRKGDLVAAISAHRAGTSATATKAPARTSAKAAAASAAAPAADTAAAALAPEAAAAAEAPAQETRARGRGRSRRAVSDGIVAAPATETPAEAPAAESPSAPEAPVAASAEGAASGEAEGAERRQPRTRNRRRGEAAATAPVEAPAAPAEAAPEARGAEARGAEARGTETRGTETRGTEARGAETREQAPEGEAGQRERRDARGRGGRDAGEAGGRDTRRDDTRRDDTRRDDNRRDDNRDADDDGGSRRNRRNRRDRNDRNERSDSRDGSRNERFRDRNDRRRGRSQGPDVDDVEVTDDDVLLPVAGILDVLENYAFIRTSGYLPGPNDVYVSLAQVKKYNLRKGDAVVGAIRAPRDGEDRGQQSARQKFNALVRVTSVNGKTAEDLKDRVEFAKLVPLYPSERLRLETDPKKIGPRVIDLVAPIGKGQRGLIVSPPKAGKTLILQSIANAITTNNPEVHLMMVLVDERPEEVTDMQRTVKGEVIASTFDRPADDHTTVAELSIERAKRLVEMGMDVVVLLDSMTRLGRAYNLAAPASGRILSGGVDSAALYPPKRFFGAARNIENGGSLTILATALVETGSKMDEVIFEEFKGTGNMELRLSRQLADKRIFPAVDVNASGTRREENLLSAEEVKIMWKLRRVLSGLETQQSLELLTNKIRETQSNVEFLMQVQKTTLGAKSDNDK, from the coding sequence GTGACCGAAACCACTGAGCTGTCGCCAGCTGTGGACATATCATCTTCTGCTTCCGGATCGTTGACGGAAGCACCCGCCAAGAGCAGCGGCCTTGCCGGCCTGAAGCTCGCCCAGCTGCAGGCCCTCGCCAGCCAGCTCGGTATCTCCGGCGGATCCCGCATGCGCAAGGGCGACCTGGTGGCGGCTATTTCCGCGCACCGTGCAGGCACGTCCGCCACCGCCACCAAGGCGCCGGCACGGACCTCCGCGAAGGCCGCTGCAGCCAGCGCGGCAGCTCCGGCTGCCGATACCGCCGCAGCAGCTTTGGCTCCGGAAGCCGCTGCAGCAGCCGAGGCTCCGGCCCAGGAAACCCGTGCACGTGGCCGCGGCCGCAGCCGCCGGGCAGTGAGCGACGGAATTGTTGCCGCACCCGCAACGGAAACCCCCGCTGAGGCTCCTGCGGCTGAATCACCGTCCGCCCCCGAGGCGCCCGTTGCTGCTTCGGCCGAAGGTGCAGCCTCCGGTGAAGCAGAAGGCGCAGAGCGCCGCCAGCCGCGCACCCGCAACCGCCGCCGCGGCGAAGCAGCCGCAACGGCTCCCGTCGAAGCACCCGCTGCCCCCGCTGAGGCTGCCCCCGAGGCACGCGGTGCTGAAGCACGCGGCGCCGAGGCACGTGGCACTGAAACCCGCGGCACTGAAACCCGCGGCACTGAAGCACGCGGTGCTGAGACACGCGAGCAGGCACCGGAGGGCGAAGCCGGACAGCGCGAACGCCGGGATGCCCGCGGCCGCGGTGGCCGTGACGCCGGCGAAGCTGGCGGACGCGACACCCGCCGTGATGACACCCGCCGTGATGACACCCGGCGGGACGATAACCGCCGTGACGACAACCGCGACGCCGACGACGACGGCGGCAGCCGCCGCAACCGGCGGAACCGGCGCGACCGGAACGACCGCAACGAGCGTTCGGACAGCCGCGACGGCAGCCGCAACGAACGGTTCCGCGACCGCAACGACCGCCGCCGGGGACGCAGCCAGGGGCCCGACGTCGACGACGTCGAGGTCACCGATGACGACGTGCTGCTGCCGGTGGCCGGCATCCTGGATGTCCTCGAAAACTACGCGTTCATCCGTACCTCCGGCTACCTGCCGGGCCCGAACGACGTGTACGTCTCCCTGGCCCAGGTCAAGAAGTACAACCTGCGCAAGGGCGACGCCGTTGTTGGCGCCATCCGTGCGCCGCGTGACGGCGAGGACCGCGGCCAGCAGTCCGCCCGCCAGAAGTTCAACGCGTTGGTCCGCGTTACCTCGGTGAACGGCAAGACCGCCGAGGACCTCAAGGACCGCGTGGAGTTCGCCAAGCTCGTCCCGCTGTACCCGTCCGAGCGCCTGCGCCTCGAGACCGACCCCAAGAAGATCGGCCCCCGCGTCATCGACCTGGTTGCCCCGATCGGCAAGGGCCAGCGTGGCCTGATCGTCTCCCCGCCCAAGGCCGGCAAGACGCTCATCCTGCAGTCCATCGCCAACGCGATCACCACCAACAACCCTGAGGTCCACCTCATGATGGTGCTGGTTGACGAGCGTCCCGAAGAAGTTACGGACATGCAGCGCACCGTCAAGGGTGAGGTCATTGCCTCCACCTTCGACCGTCCCGCCGACGACCACACGACCGTGGCCGAGCTCTCCATCGAACGCGCCAAGCGCCTCGTGGAAATGGGCATGGACGTTGTGGTGCTCCTGGACTCCATGACCCGTCTGGGCCGTGCCTACAACCTGGCAGCCCCGGCCTCCGGCCGCATCCTGTCCGGTGGTGTGGACTCCGCAGCGCTGTACCCGCCCAAGCGGTTCTTCGGTGCTGCCCGCAACATCGAAAACGGCGGCTCGCTGACCATCCTGGCGACGGCCCTCGTGGAGACCGGATCCAAGATGGACGAGGTCATCTTCGAAGAGTTCAAGGGCACCGGCAACATGGAGCTCCGCCTGTCCCGCCAGCTGGCGGACAAGCGCATCTTCCCCGCCGTGGACGTCAACGCCTCCGGCACGCGCCGTGAAGAAAACCTGCTCTCGGCCGAAGAGGTCAAGATCATGTGGAAGCTGCGCCGCGTCCTCTCCGGCCTGGAGACCCAGCAGAGCCTGGAACTCCTGACCAACAAGATCCGCGAAACCCAGAGCAACGTCGAGTTCCTCATGCAGGTTCAGAAGACGACGCTTGGTGCGAAGTCGGATAACGACAAGTAG
- the thrB gene encoding homoserine kinase, producing the protein MLPQTAQLPAIKAGQQVTVRVPATSANLGPGYDSLGLALTLHDTLTVESLDTDELVFELSGEGADSLPRDASHLVVRAMNAAFGRLGYRHTGLKITAENVNPHGRGLGSSACAVVAAVTAANALLPAGEQQDRNWILQLTSEMEGHPDNVAPAIYGGLALSWQDSDQYSTTCATVDAAVIPIVAVPDFELSTEAARALLPASIGHHAAAMNSGRAALLIHALTQKPEFLLAGTEDFLHQSYRAEAMRPSAALIRALRAAGHAAVVSGAGPTVLVLADGEAEAAEVLEFIASFSEANTPDINWRVMKLAVDVEGAKVGVHRR; encoded by the coding sequence ATGCTGCCGCAGACCGCCCAGCTGCCCGCCATCAAGGCCGGGCAGCAGGTGACGGTCCGCGTACCGGCCACCAGCGCCAACCTCGGTCCCGGCTATGACAGCCTCGGGCTGGCACTCACGCTGCACGACACCCTTACCGTGGAGAGCCTCGACACCGACGAGTTGGTCTTTGAGCTCAGCGGTGAGGGTGCGGATTCTCTTCCCCGGGACGCCAGCCACCTGGTGGTCCGGGCGATGAATGCCGCCTTCGGGCGGCTGGGCTACCGCCACACGGGCCTGAAGATCACGGCGGAAAACGTCAATCCGCACGGCCGTGGCCTGGGTTCGTCGGCGTGCGCAGTGGTGGCAGCCGTGACTGCCGCAAACGCGCTGCTGCCGGCGGGGGAGCAGCAGGACCGGAACTGGATCCTGCAGCTGACCAGCGAGATGGAAGGCCACCCGGACAACGTCGCTCCGGCGATCTACGGCGGACTGGCGCTGTCGTGGCAGGACAGTGACCAGTACAGCACCACGTGCGCCACCGTGGACGCTGCCGTCATCCCGATCGTGGCAGTTCCCGACTTCGAGCTCTCCACCGAGGCGGCGCGTGCTTTGCTGCCTGCATCCATCGGCCATCACGCGGCGGCGATGAACTCCGGCCGTGCAGCACTCCTCATTCATGCCCTGACGCAGAAGCCTGAATTCCTGCTCGCCGGCACCGAGGACTTCCTGCACCAGAGCTACCGCGCGGAGGCCATGCGGCCCAGTGCGGCCCTTATCCGGGCCCTGCGCGCTGCCGGCCACGCTGCCGTTGTCTCCGGAGCCGGACCCACGGTTCTGGTCCTGGCCGACGGCGAGGCGGAGGCGGCCGAGGTTCTGGAATTCATTGCGTCGTTTTCCGAGGCAAACACTCCGGACATCAACTGGCGTGTGATGAAGCTGGCAGTAGACGTCGAAGGTGCTAAAGTGGGAGTGCACCGGCGGTAA
- the thrC gene encoding threonine synthase, translating into MAHQWRGVIREYADRLPVTAATRVITLGEGGTPLVYAQKLSELTGSEVYLKVEGMNPTGSFKDRGMTMAMTAAVEAGAKAVVCASTGNTSASAAAYATAAGLTCAVLVPEGKISMGKLSQAIAHGATLLQVDGNFDNCLDIARKLGESYPVFLVNSVNPARIQGQKTGAFEIVDALGDAPDIHVLPVGNAGNITAYWKGYKEYAAPFESETAGTLAPVATKTPAMWGFQAAGAAPFVAGHPITEPDTIATAIRIGNPASWDGAIAARDESGGFIDSVTDEEILAAHRWLSSREGVFVEPGSAAGVAGLLKKHAAGEVPAGKTIAITVTGHGLKDPQWALRTEDGSDVQPVKVSNDVVTVAAELGLEDK; encoded by the coding sequence GTGGCTCACCAATGGCGCGGTGTCATCCGCGAATACGCTGACCGTCTGCCCGTCACAGCGGCCACCAGGGTCATCACCCTCGGCGAGGGCGGCACGCCCCTGGTCTATGCCCAGAAGCTGTCCGAGCTGACCGGCTCCGAGGTCTACCTCAAGGTCGAGGGCATGAACCCCACCGGTTCCTTCAAGGACCGCGGCATGACCATGGCCATGACCGCGGCCGTGGAGGCCGGGGCCAAGGCCGTGGTGTGCGCCTCCACCGGAAACACGTCAGCTTCCGCCGCGGCATACGCCACCGCCGCCGGCCTGACGTGTGCCGTGCTGGTGCCCGAAGGCAAGATCTCCATGGGCAAGCTGAGCCAGGCCATCGCGCACGGCGCCACGCTCCTGCAGGTTGACGGCAACTTCGACAACTGCCTGGACATCGCCCGCAAGCTGGGCGAGTCCTACCCGGTTTTCCTGGTCAACTCCGTGAACCCGGCCCGCATCCAGGGCCAGAAGACCGGCGCCTTCGAGATCGTCGACGCCCTGGGCGACGCCCCGGACATCCACGTGCTCCCGGTCGGCAACGCAGGAAACATCACGGCCTACTGGAAGGGCTACAAGGAGTACGCAGCCCCGTTCGAGTCCGAAACTGCCGGTACGCTTGCTCCCGTCGCCACCAAGACCCCCGCCATGTGGGGTTTCCAGGCCGCTGGCGCCGCGCCGTTCGTGGCCGGCCACCCCATCACGGAACCGGACACCATCGCCACCGCCATCCGGATCGGCAACCCCGCCTCCTGGGACGGCGCCATTGCGGCCCGTGACGAGTCCGGCGGATTCATCGATTCCGTCACTGACGAAGAAATCCTGGCCGCCCACCGCTGGCTGTCGTCCCGTGAGGGCGTCTTCGTGGAGCCCGGTTCGGCTGCCGGCGTGGCGGGCCTGCTCAAGAAGCACGCCGCGGGTGAGGTGCCCGCCGGCAAGACCATCGCCATCACTGTCACCGGACACGGCCTCAAGGACCCGCAGTGGGCTCTCAGGACCGAGGACGGCAGCGATGTCCAGCCCGTCAAGGTGTCCAACGACGTCGTCACCGTTGCCGCAGAACTGGGACTGGAAGACAAATAA
- a CDS encoding homoserine dehydrogenase, which yields MTELRTLKVALLGCGNVGAQVARILIEDAGTLAPRTGARLELAGIAVRNLDAEREVDLPRDLFTTDAETLVKEADLVIELMGGIEPARSLILSAIQNGASVVTGNKALLAADGPALYEEADKAGVELSYEAAVAGAIPILRPIRDSLSGDRITRVLGIVNGTTNFILDQMDSTGAQFADALAEAQRLGYAEADPTADIEGHDAAAKAAILASLSFHTRFDLEHVYCEGITRVSAADIAAAKEAGFVIKLLAIAEKITATGTETDGSEGVSVRVHPTLLPREHPLAAVRGAFNAVFVEAENAGELMFYGQGAGGTPTASAVLGDLVSAARRIVLGGPGRIESTTGHVPALPIDAASTSYYIGLDVADQPGVLAKIAQLFAEHGVSIEIMRQTIHRDADSNVESAELRIVTHRASEAALAATVEAVKALDVINSVTSVLRVEGA from the coding sequence ATGACCGAATTGCGAACCCTGAAAGTGGCCCTGCTGGGCTGTGGCAACGTCGGGGCTCAGGTGGCGCGGATTCTGATTGAGGACGCCGGCACCCTGGCGCCGCGCACCGGCGCACGCCTGGAACTGGCCGGCATCGCGGTGCGGAACCTCGACGCCGAGCGCGAGGTGGACCTCCCGCGCGACCTCTTCACCACCGACGCTGAAACCCTGGTCAAAGAGGCCGACCTTGTCATCGAGCTCATGGGCGGCATCGAGCCTGCCCGCTCGCTGATCCTCTCCGCCATCCAGAACGGCGCCAGCGTGGTCACGGGCAACAAGGCCCTGCTTGCCGCCGACGGCCCGGCACTCTACGAAGAGGCGGACAAGGCCGGCGTCGAGCTGTCCTACGAAGCCGCCGTCGCAGGCGCTATCCCCATCCTGCGCCCCATCCGGGACAGCCTCTCCGGTGACCGCATCACCCGCGTGCTGGGCATCGTTAACGGCACCACCAACTTCATCCTCGACCAGATGGACTCCACCGGCGCGCAGTTCGCCGACGCACTCGCCGAGGCCCAGCGGCTCGGCTATGCCGAAGCTGACCCGACCGCCGACATCGAGGGGCACGACGCCGCGGCCAAAGCCGCCATCCTGGCGTCCCTGTCCTTCCACACCCGCTTCGACCTGGAGCACGTCTACTGCGAGGGCATCACCCGCGTCAGCGCCGCCGACATCGCCGCCGCCAAGGAAGCGGGCTTTGTCATCAAGCTGCTGGCCATCGCGGAGAAGATCACCGCCACCGGCACGGAAACAGACGGCAGCGAGGGCGTTTCGGTGCGCGTCCACCCGACGCTTTTGCCGCGCGAACACCCGCTGGCAGCTGTCCGCGGTGCCTTCAACGCCGTCTTTGTCGAGGCGGAGAACGCCGGCGAGCTGATGTTCTACGGCCAGGGTGCCGGCGGAACCCCGACGGCGTCTGCCGTGCTGGGTGACCTCGTCTCCGCCGCCCGCCGGATCGTCCTGGGCGGTCCCGGACGCATCGAGTCCACCACCGGCCACGTGCCGGCGCTGCCGATCGATGCGGCCTCCACTAGCTACTACATCGGCCTGGACGTTGCGGACCAGCCCGGCGTGCTGGCGAAGATCGCGCAGCTGTTCGCCGAGCACGGCGTCTCCATCGAAATCATGCGCCAGACCATCCACCGCGATGCCGACTCCAACGTGGAATCGGCCGAGCTGCGGATCGTCACCCACCGCGCAAGCGAAGCTGCACTGGCAGCAACCGTCGAGGCCGTGAAGGCCCTCGACGTGATCAATTCCGTTACATCCGTACTGCGGGTAGAAGGAGCTTAA
- the lysA gene encoding diaminopimelate decarboxylase — translation MQETSNSSAASPLAPEWLAVPADLNALHTPVWAGGVERNAGGELAVDGIPVSTLKEQFGTPLFVMSESDFRARARAFKDAFDDAFADICGGVDVYYAGKSFLCTAVAAWVAEEGLRLDTCSGGELAVAARAGIDGAHLSLHGNNKSDAEINRALDMNLGRIVVDSLDELERVAKIASGRGETAKVMLRLTPGVHAHTHEFIATAHEDQKFGLSMAEDTTDEAGLSAAEEAVAAATSYDSVELLGLHCHIGSQIFEPDGFALAAQKLLTFLAAVQAKYSITLHELDLGGGYGIAYTPVDTPRPAADIAQAMAAVVRSKCSELGITAPRISIEPGRAIVGSSTFTLYEVGTLKTVRVDAPAAGGGAAAENTAKNVTHPRRYVSVDGGMSDNARPVLYDADYSAILASRTSAAAPQLSRVVGKHCESGDIVVRDVYLPEDVAAGDLLAVPGTGAYCWALSSNYNYLARPGVVAVRDGSPRLIVRGETEEDLLNRDMGA, via the coding sequence GTGCAGGAAACCAGCAACAGCAGTGCTGCCTCGCCGCTGGCACCGGAGTGGCTGGCTGTCCCCGCGGACCTCAACGCCCTCCATACCCCCGTGTGGGCCGGCGGCGTGGAGCGGAACGCCGGCGGCGAACTTGCCGTTGACGGCATTCCGGTCAGCACCCTCAAGGAACAGTTCGGCACGCCCCTTTTCGTCATGAGCGAATCGGACTTCCGGGCGCGCGCCCGCGCCTTCAAGGATGCCTTCGACGACGCTTTCGCCGACATCTGCGGGGGAGTGGATGTCTATTACGCCGGCAAGTCCTTCCTTTGCACCGCAGTGGCGGCGTGGGTGGCCGAAGAAGGCCTGCGGCTGGACACCTGTTCCGGCGGCGAACTTGCCGTCGCCGCACGCGCCGGCATCGACGGTGCGCACCTTTCGCTGCACGGCAACAACAAATCCGACGCCGAGATCAACCGGGCGCTGGACATGAACCTTGGCCGCATCGTTGTGGACAGCCTTGACGAGCTGGAGCGCGTGGCCAAGATCGCCTCCGGCCGCGGCGAGACCGCCAAGGTCATGCTGCGGCTGACGCCAGGCGTGCACGCCCACACCCACGAGTTCATCGCCACCGCCCACGAGGACCAGAAATTCGGCCTCTCCATGGCGGAGGATACGACCGACGAGGCAGGCCTGTCAGCCGCCGAGGAAGCCGTTGCCGCGGCAACGTCCTACGACAGCGTCGAGCTGCTGGGCCTGCACTGCCACATCGGTTCGCAGATCTTCGAGCCGGACGGCTTTGCGCTGGCCGCCCAGAAACTCCTGACCTTCCTGGCTGCCGTGCAGGCCAAATATTCCATCACCCTTCACGAGCTTGACCTCGGCGGCGGCTACGGCATTGCCTACACGCCGGTGGACACGCCCCGGCCCGCAGCCGACATCGCGCAGGCGATGGCCGCCGTCGTACGTTCCAAGTGCTCCGAACTTGGGATCACTGCACCCCGGATTTCCATCGAGCCCGGCCGTGCAATCGTGGGCAGCAGTACTTTCACGCTGTACGAGGTGGGCACGCTGAAAACTGTCCGGGTGGACGCCCCGGCGGCCGGCGGCGGCGCAGCCGCTGAAAATACCGCTAAAAACGTTACGCACCCGCGCCGCTATGTGTCAGTGGACGGCGGCATGAGCGACAACGCCCGTCCGGTGCTGTACGACGCGGATTATTCGGCCATTCTCGCGTCGCGGACCTCCGCAGCGGCCCCGCAGCTGTCCCGCGTAGTGGGCAAACATTGCGAGAGCGGCGACATAGTTGTTAGAGATGTATATCTGCCCGAGGACGTGGCAGCCGGTGATCTGCTCGCTGTACCGGGGACCGGCGCCTACTGCTGGGCCCTGTCAAGCAACTACAACTATCTGGCCCGGCCGGGCGTTGTCGCTGTGCGCGACGGATCTCCCCGGCTGATTGTCCGCGGGGAAACCGAAGAAGATCTGCTGAACCGCGACATGGGAGCCTGA
- the argS gene encoding arginine--tRNA ligase, with product MTPEELSLAISACLKDAVAAGDIALAEAAIPDSVLVERPKNREHGDWATNIALQLAKKAGTNPREFATLLSARLKDINGVDGVEIAGPGFLNITVDAAAAGALAKAIVEAGSEYGTNAALAGHTVNMEFVSANPTGPLHIGHTRWAALGDSIARVLRASGADVTAEYYINDAGSQMNVFANSVLSRLHGRDVPEGGYPGEYIRDLGHDVLTRHPDIRELTDAAALPVIRAAAYEAQLKDIKDTLADFGVAFDVFFSEQELHDAGAIESAVARLREQGHVFDDGGAVWLRTTDFGDDKDRVMIRANGEPTYFAADAAYYLSKKDRGYTEKIYLLGADHHGYINRLKAIAAAAGDDPEVNIEVLIGQLVSVNGAKLSKRAGNIIELKDLISWLGTDAVRYSLARFPADSPLTLDPELLKKHSNENPVFYVQYAHARSRGTARNAVAAGVDRSAFDASLLDHATENELLSYLGSYPSIVAKAAELREPHRVARHLEVIAGAYHRWYDACRVAPMGDEPVTDTNRTRLWLNDATSQVLANGLELLGVSAPERM from the coding sequence GTGACTCCCGAAGAACTCTCCCTCGCAATATCCGCCTGCCTGAAAGACGCCGTCGCCGCCGGCGACATCGCCCTTGCCGAGGCGGCGATACCGGACTCCGTCCTGGTGGAGCGACCGAAGAACCGGGAGCACGGCGACTGGGCCACCAACATCGCCCTGCAGCTGGCAAAGAAGGCCGGAACCAACCCGCGCGAATTCGCCACGCTGCTCAGCGCGCGGCTCAAGGACATCAACGGCGTCGACGGTGTGGAAATCGCCGGTCCCGGCTTCCTTAACATCACGGTTGACGCTGCCGCCGCCGGAGCGCTGGCCAAGGCCATCGTCGAAGCGGGCAGCGAGTACGGCACCAACGCCGCGCTTGCCGGCCACACCGTCAACATGGAGTTTGTCTCCGCCAACCCCACCGGGCCGCTGCACATCGGCCACACGCGCTGGGCTGCGCTGGGTGACTCGATCGCCAGGGTGCTTCGCGCCTCCGGTGCAGATGTCACCGCCGAGTACTACATCAACGACGCGGGCTCCCAGATGAACGTCTTCGCCAACTCGGTGCTGTCCCGCCTGCATGGCCGCGACGTGCCTGAGGGCGGCTACCCGGGCGAATACATCCGCGACCTGGGCCACGATGTCCTGACCCGGCACCCGGACATCCGCGAACTGACGGATGCCGCGGCGTTGCCCGTGATCCGGGCCGCGGCCTACGAGGCGCAGCTCAAGGACATCAAGGACACCCTGGCCGACTTTGGGGTCGCTTTCGACGTGTTCTTCTCCGAGCAGGAACTTCACGACGCCGGTGCGATCGAAAGTGCCGTTGCCCGCCTTCGCGAGCAGGGCCACGTGTTCGACGACGGCGGTGCCGTCTGGTTGCGCACCACCGACTTCGGTGATGACAAGGACCGTGTCATGATCCGCGCCAACGGCGAACCGACCTACTTCGCCGCTGATGCCGCGTACTACCTGTCCAAGAAGGACCGCGGCTACACGGAAAAGATCTACCTCCTGGGAGCCGACCACCACGGCTACATCAACCGGCTCAAGGCCATCGCCGCCGCGGCCGGCGACGATCCCGAGGTCAACATCGAGGTCCTGATCGGCCAGCTGGTCTCCGTCAACGGTGCCAAGCTTTCCAAGCGTGCAGGCAACATCATTGAGCTCAAGGACCTGATCTCCTGGCTGGGAACGGACGCGGTCCGCTACTCGCTGGCACGCTTCCCGGCCGACTCGCCGCTCACGCTGGACCCCGAGCTGCTGAAGAAGCACTCCAACGAGAACCCGGTGTTCTACGTGCAGTACGCACACGCCCGCTCCCGCGGCACCGCGCGCAACGCCGTGGCTGCCGGAGTGGACCGGAGCGCCTTCGACGCCTCGCTGCTGGACCACGCCACGGAGAACGAACTGCTGTCCTACCTGGGCAGCTACCCCTCCATCGTCGCCAAGGCAGCCGAACTGCGCGAGCCGCACCGCGTGGCCCGGCACCTCGAGGTCATCGCCGGCGCCTACCACCGCTGGTATGACGCCTGCCGGGTGGCGCCCATGGGCGACGAACCCGTCACGGACACCAACCGCACCAGGCTGTGGCTCAATGACGCCACCAGCCAGGTGCTGGCCAACGGACTCGAACTGCTGGGCGTTTCGGCGCCGGAACGGATGTGA